A window of Zingiber officinale cultivar Zhangliang chromosome 5A, Zo_v1.1, whole genome shotgun sequence contains these coding sequences:
- the LOC121981158 gene encoding calmodulin-like protein 11, whose protein sequence is MERLSAEQISEFQEAFCLFDKDGDGCITLEELAIVIRSLGQDPSEEELKDMIREVDINGNGTIEFTEFLNLMARKVKETDAEEELREAFKVFDKDQNGYISASELRNVMINLGEKMTDEEVLQMIREADTDGDGQVNFEEFSRMMMAV, encoded by the exons ATGGAGCGGTTGTCAGCTGAACAGATTTCTGAGTTCCAAGAGGCCTTCTGCCTCTTTGACAAAGATGGAGATG GTTGCATTACCCTGGAAGAGCTGGCCATTGTCATTCGATCACTGGGTCAGGACCCTTCTGAAGAAGAGCTGAAGGATATGATCAGGGAGGTCGACATCAATGGAAATGGCACCATAGAGTTCACCGAGTTCTTAAATTTAATGGCGAGGAAGGTCAAG GAAACAGATGCAgaggaagaacttagagaggccTTCAAGGTCTTTGACAAAGACCAAAATGGATACATCTCAGCCAGTGAG CTGAGGAATGTGATGATCAATCTTGGAGAGAAGATGACAGATGAAGAGGTTCTCCAGATGATCAGGGAAGCCGACACAGACGGCGACGGACAAGTGAATTTCGAGGAGTTTTCGCGGATGATGATGGCTGTCTGA